From a region of the Methanolobus tindarius DSM 2278 genome:
- a CDS encoding chemotaxis protein CheA, with protein sequence MSEYKEIFRAESEEHLQQLNDSLLGLEQNPNELEYINTMFRSAHTLKGMSATMGFNTISELTHEMENLMDMVRKSQVEVSNGLIDILFECLDTLEALVEAVDSGEEVDIAHLQATLAQAMEGTMPVQEIKGSVTASIDTIQNEIGKEIPEQNAENDTETEAKVEVAPVVDNIELSDNEKQAIEEAVSEGNRVVSLKVLLDESCVLKSARSTLVLINVSKMGEIIRCVPTEAELEDEKFDLDFTVIFATKSSDDDIVGTIKKISEIKDVVPTTIAESSKVEEKQQEKKKEETEEKKSASAVKRSDAVKSIQSVRVNIERLDNLMNLVGELIINKIRLNQLASDLNAKDLDESLANLDRLTNEIQTEVMESRMVPIDQIFSRFPRMVRDLAKSEGKQINLIIEGKEIELDRTVLDEIGDPLVHLLRNAVDHGIESEEERKQLGKPVAGLVRLAASRQRNSVLIEVEDDGKGMDPGHLRDIAVKKGVLTREEVDKLSDTDALNLIFMPGFSGAKVVTDISGRGVGMDAVKTKIEALGGSVKISSVPGQGSIMKLQLPLTVAIIQSLMVTVAGETYAIPLGNVIRDVGIKSSDIKTIEGKEVIMLRGEVLPLLRLHDVLECPTEAEDKQNLIVVVVEKMGSNIGLVVDDLLGQQEVIIKTLDNKLLKNMKGFAGATILGDGSVSLILDIATLI encoded by the coding sequence ATGTCAGAATACAAAGAAATATTTAGAGCAGAATCGGAAGAGCATCTGCAACAACTTAACGATTCATTACTGGGGCTTGAACAAAACCCCAATGAACTGGAATATATCAATACCATGTTCCGATCAGCACATACCCTGAAGGGAATGTCTGCTACAATGGGTTTTAACACAATTTCAGAACTGACCCATGAAATGGAAAACCTGATGGACATGGTTAGGAAATCACAGGTAGAAGTGAGCAACGGATTAATAGACATTCTTTTTGAATGCCTGGACACACTGGAAGCACTTGTTGAAGCTGTTGACAGTGGAGAAGAAGTAGATATTGCTCATCTTCAGGCAACCCTTGCACAGGCAATGGAAGGAACCATGCCAGTACAGGAGATAAAGGGTTCTGTAACTGCAAGTATTGATACCATTCAAAATGAAATAGGTAAAGAAATTCCAGAGCAAAACGCAGAAAACGATACCGAAACTGAAGCAAAGGTTGAGGTTGCCCCTGTTGTTGATAATATTGAATTATCAGATAACGAAAAGCAAGCTATCGAGGAAGCTGTAAGTGAAGGCAACCGTGTGGTTTCACTGAAAGTTCTTCTTGATGAATCATGCGTCCTGAAATCTGCCAGATCAACTCTGGTACTCATCAATGTATCCAAAATGGGAGAAATAATAAGATGTGTCCCCACAGAAGCAGAACTTGAAGATGAGAAATTTGATTTAGACTTCACAGTAATTTTCGCAACTAAATCATCTGATGATGACATAGTTGGAACTATTAAGAAGATTTCAGAGATAAAGGATGTAGTTCCTACAACCATCGCTGAAAGTTCAAAAGTTGAAGAAAAGCAGCAGGAAAAAAAGAAAGAAGAAACAGAAGAAAAGAAAAGTGCTTCTGCTGTTAAAAGGTCTGATGCTGTCAAGAGTATACAGAGTGTAAGAGTAAATATAGAGCGTCTTGACAACCTGATGAACCTTGTTGGGGAACTGATTATCAACAAAATAAGGCTAAACCAGCTTGCATCTGATCTTAATGCAAAAGATCTGGACGAATCTCTTGCAAATCTTGACAGGCTGACTAATGAGATCCAGACTGAAGTTATGGAATCCAGGATGGTTCCTATTGACCAGATTTTCAGCAGATTCCCAAGAATGGTAAGAGACCTTGCCAAGTCTGAAGGAAAACAAATCAACCTGATTATTGAAGGTAAAGAAATCGAGCTGGACAGGACCGTACTGGACGAGATTGGCGACCCATTGGTTCACCTTCTAAGAAATGCTGTGGATCATGGAATTGAATCCGAAGAAGAGCGTAAGCAACTTGGAAAACCTGTTGCGGGTCTTGTAAGACTGGCAGCTTCACGTCAGAGAAACAGTGTGCTCATTGAAGTAGAAGACGATGGTAAGGGAATGGACCCCGGACATCTGAGAGACATAGCTGTTAAAAAGGGAGTTCTGACCAGAGAAGAAGTTGACAAATTATCAGACACCGATGCGCTGAATCTCATATTTATGCCTGGTTTTAGCGGAGCAAAGGTTGTTACCGATATCTCTGGAAGAGGTGTTGGAATGGACGCTGTCAAGACAAAGATTGAAGCTCTTGGCGGAAGTGTCAAAATCAGCTCTGTTCCGGGCCAGGGTAGCATAATGAAGCTGCAGCTACCACTTACAGTTGCAATCATTCAGTCACTCATGGTTACTGTAGCCGGGGAAACATACGCCATTCCTCTTGGTAATGTTATCCGTGATGTTGGAATCAAATCCAGTGACATTAAAACCATCGAAGGAAAAGAAGTCATCATGCTCAGGGGAGAAGTACTTCCGTTACTTAGATTGCATGATGTACTCGAATGTCCCACCGAAGCAGAAGACAAGCAGAACCTAATCGTTGTGGTTGTCGAAAAGATGGGAAGCAACATCGGACTTGTCGTTGATGACCTCCTTGGACAGCAAGAAGTAATCATCAAAACTCTTGATAATAAACTTTTGAAAAATATGAAAGGATTTGCAGGCGCGACTATCCTCGGAGATGGAAGTGTTTCACTGATCCTTGATATTGCTACATTGATCTAA
- a CDS encoding chemotaxis protein CheC, whose product MAEMDEMARGAFQEAGNIGMGHLATSLSKMVNRDVKIDIPVVEMLTLDEIIEKSNEEGKNKSVVGIHLHITGDVSGGTLILLPKFSALSFSDLLMKKSIGTTNKIEEQQVKKLREMGVNLCSAYMRVVNEFLGIHLNIGDPSMEVNMEGVGDFIKQEIGQVADQFIVVKGECLIPSTNSRNEFNMLFEPGATDIIMAAIMKKMMG is encoded by the coding sequence ATGGCAGAAATGGACGAAATGGCAAGAGGAGCATTTCAAGAGGCCGGAAACATTGGAATGGGACATCTGGCCACTTCACTTTCAAAAATGGTGAACAGGGATGTGAAAATCGATATCCCTGTGGTAGAAATGCTGACTCTGGATGAAATAATCGAAAAAAGCAATGAAGAAGGCAAGAACAAGAGCGTGGTTGGAATACACCTTCACATAACAGGTGATGTCTCAGGAGGAACCCTCATACTACTCCCTAAGTTCTCAGCACTATCATTTTCAGATCTGTTGATGAAAAAGTCAATTGGAACTACAAATAAAATTGAAGAGCAACAGGTTAAGAAACTTCGTGAAATGGGAGTGAACCTCTGCAGTGCTTATATGCGTGTTGTCAATGAATTCCTGGGAATACACCTTAACATTGGAGACCCCAGCATGGAAGTCAACATGGAAGGTGTTGGAGATTTCATCAAACAGGAAATCGGACAGGTTGCAGACCAGTTCATTGTTGTGAAAGGTGAATGTCTGATACCTTCTACAAACTCCAGGAATGAATTCAATATGCTTTTTGAACCCGGTGCCACGGACATAATAATGGCAGCTATAATGAAGAAAATGATGGGATAA
- a CDS encoding cell division protein FtsA → MNSAHFALDIGTRTVVGLVTEDGNLNIKAACVHEHNERSMQDGQIHDVEKVAKVVDEVRDDLEKETGCKLSKVAVAVAGRALKTSKVKVSVEMPYREISREDISELEFEAVARAGNQLGNDKGFNCVGYSVVHYELDGERISNIIGQKGSSVTVEVLATFLPEAVISSMFAVLDRCGLEASSVTLEPIAALNVAIPSDMRKLNIALVDIGAGTSDIAITDNGTVIGYGMVPEAGDEITDFICDYYLVDFKKGENIKRSLTSKDKIELEDIFGVITEVPVSQVISDIEHEVEKLAMHIAEEILTINEKVPRAVALVGGGSQTAGLREHLSKHLDIPVQRIGSRLPKQIEGLADNTGIVTGADMITPLGIARMAILDEGIEFIDLTVNGLEIHLMDINGLSVMDALVAAKVKRLYPRPGMGLSLTVNSELRTIEGDTGEHATILHNGKKASLGDPVHKGSVIDFTAPVDGKDAKLKVRDLIKMQGLKVAFNINVNYNEIEIGPFVTINGKKASFEETIPDRADIKIRAPNLEDVLEMEFGQDELEKISVVINNTVQYFDRINYTFKLNGNSVDRDKLSQHPVNDNDIILIDKSKFDYRIENILSKPEESKKISVLLNGNEIVFDGSMPQITLNGKRASLSDKIDDGDNIKLKLGDDADPILSDLFEFMDIKKEELVGKRMRLLVNNVPARFTTPLRDGNNVTIEFAEV, encoded by the coding sequence ATGAACAGTGCCCATTTTGCCCTGGATATAGGAACAAGAACTGTTGTGGGACTTGTTACAGAAGATGGGAACCTCAACATAAAAGCTGCGTGTGTTCACGAACATAACGAGCGCAGCATGCAGGATGGGCAAATTCATGATGTCGAAAAGGTTGCAAAGGTTGTTGACGAGGTCAGAGATGATCTTGAAAAAGAAACCGGATGCAAATTGTCAAAAGTTGCCGTAGCCGTTGCAGGAAGGGCACTTAAGACATCCAAAGTAAAAGTTTCAGTGGAGATGCCTTACAGGGAAATAAGTCGTGAGGATATCTCCGAACTGGAATTTGAGGCAGTTGCACGCGCCGGAAACCAACTTGGAAACGATAAAGGATTTAATTGCGTAGGTTACTCCGTAGTTCACTATGAACTTGACGGGGAACGCATTTCCAATATTATCGGACAGAAGGGAAGTTCTGTCACAGTGGAAGTGCTTGCTACTTTTTTACCGGAAGCTGTTATCAGCAGTATGTTTGCCGTACTTGACAGGTGCGGACTTGAAGCATCAAGTGTTACTCTTGAACCCATAGCAGCCCTGAATGTTGCTATTCCTTCTGATATGCGAAAACTCAATATTGCACTTGTAGATATCGGAGCAGGAACATCCGATATTGCAATTACAGATAATGGAACCGTAATCGGATATGGAATGGTCCCGGAAGCAGGAGATGAAATTACTGATTTTATATGCGATTACTATCTTGTGGATTTCAAGAAGGGAGAAAATATCAAAAGGTCCCTTACAAGCAAGGATAAAATCGAGCTTGAAGATATTTTTGGTGTCATCACTGAAGTTCCGGTAAGTCAGGTAATTTCTGATATTGAGCATGAAGTAGAAAAGCTTGCAATGCACATTGCCGAAGAAATACTTACAATAAATGAGAAAGTTCCACGAGCAGTAGCCCTTGTTGGTGGTGGGTCACAGACCGCAGGCCTTAGAGAACATCTATCAAAACATCTTGATATTCCTGTGCAGAGAATTGGCTCACGTCTTCCTAAACAAATAGAAGGCCTGGCTGACAACACAGGAATTGTTACCGGTGCGGACATGATAACACCACTTGGAATAGCCCGGATGGCAATTCTTGATGAAGGAATTGAATTCATCGACCTGACTGTAAACGGTCTTGAAATCCACCTGATGGACATAAATGGACTATCTGTTATGGACGCACTTGTAGCTGCAAAAGTAAAACGCCTTTATCCACGCCCCGGGATGGGGCTTAGTCTTACTGTCAATTCTGAACTCAGAACAATTGAGGGCGATACGGGCGAACATGCCACCATATTACATAATGGAAAAAAAGCAAGTCTTGGAGACCCTGTACACAAGGGTTCTGTCATTGATTTCACAGCACCAGTGGATGGAAAAGATGCAAAGCTGAAGGTCAGAGATCTCATAAAGATGCAGGGACTGAAGGTTGCATTCAATATCAACGTCAATTATAACGAAATCGAAATCGGGCCTTTTGTTACAATTAATGGAAAAAAGGCATCCTTTGAAGAAACAATACCTGACAGGGCTGATATTAAAATACGTGCACCAAACCTGGAAGATGTTCTTGAAATGGAATTCGGACAGGATGAACTTGAAAAGATATCAGTTGTTATCAATAATACTGTTCAGTATTTTGACAGGATAAATTACACATTCAAGCTAAACGGGAATTCTGTTGACAGAGATAAACTTTCACAACACCCTGTCAATGATAATGATATAATTCTAATTGATAAATCAAAGTTTGACTACAGGATCGAGAATATCCTGAGTAAACCTGAAGAAAGCAAAAAGATCAGCGTACTTCTCAATGGCAATGAGATTGTATTTGATGGCTCTATGCCGCAAATTACCCTTAATGGAAAAAGGGCTTCTCTTTCTGACAAAATAGATGATGGAGATAATATCAAACTGAAACTGGGGGATGATGCGGATCCGATACTTTCGGACCTGTTTGAATTTATGGATATTAAAAAGGAGGAACTTGTTGGCAAAAGAATGAGACTTCTTGTAAACAACGTTCCTGCCAGATTTACAACCCCTTTGAGGGATGGAAACAATGTGACAATAGAATTTGCAGAGGTATAA
- a CDS encoding CheR family methyltransferase: MLKTVGKTEDEYYEILKNLIQKNLGFNSNQYKDSHFKRRIDVRLRATNTKTYKEYVELLQSDKNEYPELMETLTVNVTNFFRNPEVYDIVEKEVLPAIIKSKTGGLRSIRIWSAGCSIGVEAYSLAMLFNHILGKDFSKYNIKITGTDIDKESLLKAQNGIYSAAEMKDVRPAFLKKYFTKDGDKYIISDELKKITQFKKQDLISGPKMSGFDAVFCRNVTIYFQKELQEQLYMDFYSALGNGGFFVMGKTETLIGPSKDKFKSYNSKERIYQK; this comes from the coding sequence ATGCTTAAAACCGTTGGGAAAACTGAAGACGAGTATTATGAAATACTGAAAAACCTAATCCAGAAAAATCTTGGATTCAATTCAAACCAGTACAAGGATTCTCACTTCAAAAGAAGAATCGATGTCAGGTTGCGTGCAACAAATACAAAGACTTACAAAGAATATGTAGAACTGCTGCAAAGTGACAAGAATGAATATCCTGAACTTATGGAAACTCTGACAGTAAATGTTACAAATTTCTTCAGGAACCCTGAAGTATACGATATCGTAGAAAAAGAAGTACTGCCGGCAATAATCAAATCAAAGACAGGTGGCCTTCGTTCAATCAGGATCTGGAGTGCAGGATGCTCAATCGGAGTAGAAGCATATTCCCTGGCAATGTTATTTAATCATATACTCGGAAAGGATTTTAGTAAATATAACATCAAAATAACTGGAACTGATATCGATAAGGAAAGTCTTCTGAAAGCCCAGAATGGAATATACTCTGCTGCAGAGATGAAGGATGTCAGACCTGCTTTTCTTAAGAAGTACTTCACCAAGGACGGAGATAAGTACATAATTTCAGATGAGCTCAAAAAGATTACTCAATTCAAAAAACAGGACCTAATATCAGGACCGAAAATGAGCGGTTTTGATGCCGTATTCTGCAGAAACGTTACAATTTATTTCCAGAAAGAGTTGCAAGAACAACTCTACATGGACTTTTACAGTGCCCTTGGAAACGGAGGGTTCTTTGTGATGGGTAAAACCGAGACACTGATAGGACCATCAAAAGACAAATTCAAATCATACAATTCTAAAGAGAGAATCTACCAGAAATGA
- a CDS encoding chemotaxis protein CheC, with amino-acid sequence MKHKISSLSELQVSALREIVNIGVGNAVTSLSKMIETGVKIEVPDFKVELIEDVPEVLGGAANVVSGVIMHVNGDIEGYIMMMLPEEAAQTICEIITHEENTDILTPLNQSLLEEVGHILAGSYVSSLSDFLGLNIRISTPMQTFDMLGAIIDQILIEMSQKVEHALLFDTMFIIQGNRTDGFFLTMFDPDSMDTIIDRIEKMI; translated from the coding sequence ATGAAGCATAAGATATCAAGCCTGAGCGAGTTGCAGGTAAGTGCCTTAAGGGAAATAGTGAACATCGGTGTTGGAAATGCTGTAACATCGCTTTCCAAAATGATAGAAACCGGAGTAAAAATAGAGGTTCCTGATTTTAAAGTAGAACTTATCGAAGATGTTCCTGAGGTTCTGGGAGGAGCTGCTAACGTTGTATCAGGCGTGATAATGCATGTAAATGGTGATATCGAAGGGTACATCATGATGATGCTTCCTGAAGAAGCAGCCCAGACAATTTGTGAGATAATCACTCATGAAGAAAATACAGATATTCTTACACCCCTTAACCAATCACTCCTCGAAGAGGTTGGTCATATTCTTGCAGGATCTTATGTTAGCTCCCTGTCTGATTTTCTGGGCCTGAACATCAGAATTTCTACGCCTATGCAGACTTTTGACATGCTGGGAGCCATAATAGACCAGATACTGATAGAGATGAGTCAGAAAGTAGAGCATGCGCTTCTTTTTGACACTATGTTTATAATCCAGGGAAACAGAACCGATGGTTTTTTCCTTACAATGTTTGACCCTGACTCCATGGACACAATAATAGACCGTATTGAAAAGATGATCTGA
- a CDS encoding chemotaxis protein CheC: MNIVLDKFYYDALNEVGNIGMGNATTALSQLVGKSINVSGSSLTLLKAKDISESLNSEKIGAIVRVMGDMNGGFILILSKNHSEVLADMLLKDSAEDSYMKVSAFIEVANILAGSYYNALSKFLNLSIIPSIPTISEGTTDEIFEKAKKHMSGKIDHIFGLTTLFEITGEDEYHSLSGDMYMLLDTASLQSVIDRIEEMRTR, encoded by the coding sequence ATGAATATAGTACTTGATAAGTTCTATTACGATGCATTAAATGAAGTGGGAAATATTGGAATGGGAAATGCAACAACTGCACTCTCACAGCTTGTGGGCAAGTCCATTAATGTCAGTGGCTCGTCCCTAACGTTGCTTAAAGCTAAAGATATTTCAGAAAGTCTTAACTCTGAGAAGATAGGAGCCATAGTTAGAGTTATGGGAGATATGAATGGTGGATTCATACTGATACTTAGTAAAAACCATTCAGAGGTTCTTGCTGATATGCTTCTGAAGGATAGTGCCGAAGACAGTTATATGAAAGTCTCGGCATTTATTGAAGTTGCAAATATTCTTGCAGGCAGCTATTATAACGCTCTCTCCAAATTCCTGAACCTTTCTATCATACCTTCAATCCCCACTATATCCGAGGGGACTACCGATGAGATATTCGAAAAAGCAAAAAAGCATATGAGTGGAAAAATCGACCACATATTTGGCCTGACAACTTTGTTTGAGATTACAGGTGAAGATGAATATCACAGCCTTAGCGGTGATATGTATATGCTTCTGGATACGGCATCTTTGCAATCGGTAATCGACAGGATAGAAGAAATGCGTACGAGATAA
- a CDS encoding chemotaxis protein CheD: MIIVGMADSAVAKKPAKLTTLGLGSCVGISLYDKSTGVGGMVHIMLPSIENARSKDNIDKFADTGIPALIDTMVEEGAYKHRTTAKIAGGASMFSFNSKTQLNIGERNVAATKDALKLLKIPIVAEDTGKNYGRTIVLDTENGELTVKSALKGIKVY, translated from the coding sequence ATGATAATAGTGGGAATGGCTGACAGTGCTGTTGCGAAAAAACCCGCAAAACTCACCACTTTAGGGCTTGGGTCTTGCGTGGGTATTTCCCTCTATGACAAAAGCACGGGTGTTGGCGGTATGGTGCATATTATGCTTCCCAGCATAGAAAATGCAAGATCAAAAGACAATATCGACAAATTTGCAGATACAGGCATCCCTGCACTTATTGATACAATGGTAGAAGAGGGTGCGTACAAACACCGTACTACTGCAAAAATTGCTGGTGGTGCAAGCATGTTCTCATTTAATTCAAAGACCCAGCTCAATATAGGAGAAAGAAACGTGGCGGCTACGAAAGATGCATTAAAGCTACTCAAAATACCCATTGTTGCTGAGGATACTGGAAAGAACTACGGACGTACCATTGTGCTTGACACTGAAAACGGAGAACTTACTGTCAAAAGCGCACTGAAAGGTATAAAAGTATATTAA
- a CDS encoding chemotaxis protein CheC, which produces MSRQLDNFLIDAFKEIGSIGMGNATTSLSKLIEKRVQLNLSDARLFEPSAIVDMIPDSITMTSIMMPVHGDLNGVAMMLFEFGNAVYLSNLLLQSIEHDDDPSIYESALLETGNIIAGSYLNSLASFLDLKIMHSVPDISIGTIDEILERGLAKMQKEPEGILNIETMFMVYSSEKDVGAGTIYGDMFLLLDSESLDRMQNSIQEMLK; this is translated from the coding sequence ATGAGCAGACAGCTTGACAATTTTCTGATTGATGCATTCAAAGAGATAGGTAGTATCGGCATGGGAAATGCTACTACTTCCCTGTCCAAACTTATTGAAAAAAGAGTGCAGTTAAATCTTTCAGATGCACGTTTGTTTGAGCCATCTGCAATTGTAGACATGATACCGGACTCCATCACAATGACCAGTATCATGATGCCGGTTCACGGTGACCTCAATGGCGTTGCAATGATGTTGTTCGAGTTTGGCAATGCGGTTTATCTTAGTAATTTACTGTTACAGAGTATTGAACACGATGATGACCCGAGTATCTATGAGTCTGCACTTCTTGAAACTGGAAATATTATTGCAGGCTCATACCTGAATTCACTTGCATCTTTCCTTGATCTTAAAATAATGCATTCAGTGCCGGACATCAGTATCGGTACAATTGATGAAATCCTGGAAAGAGGACTTGCCAAAATGCAAAAAGAACCAGAAGGAATTCTGAACATTGAAACTATGTTTATGGTCTATTCTTCTGAGAAGGATGTAGGTGCAGGTACCATTTATGGTGATATGTTCCTTCTTCTTGACAGTGAATCTTTAGACAGAATGCAAAATTCAATTCAGGAAATGCTGAAGTGA